Proteins from one Natrinema salinisoli genomic window:
- a CDS encoding helix-turn-helix domain-containing protein — MTSIADIEIPADGTGTGELFEAVPSLTCEMERVIASSGHGLWLSGPSQSEIETALDETGSIGAYSQISSDEDRWLYDIQFEPDTVDPFEIVLEEGGTVLSASASNGKWLLSVRVVDRDSVSSLYDRLDDNDATPTIVRLFDLAEETHSQCGLTTRQYETLVAAIDHGYFEIPREVSMQELSEELGISHQALSERLRRAYRALVTSELNVTEEETAAPQIPSN; from the coding sequence ATGACATCCATCGCAGACATCGAGATCCCGGCCGACGGAACCGGAACCGGCGAGCTGTTCGAGGCAGTCCCTTCGCTTACGTGCGAGATGGAACGGGTCATCGCCTCGAGCGGCCACGGACTCTGGCTGTCGGGGCCCTCGCAGTCGGAGATCGAGACGGCCCTCGACGAGACCGGCTCGATCGGCGCCTACTCCCAGATCAGTAGCGACGAGGACCGCTGGCTGTACGACATCCAGTTCGAACCCGACACCGTCGACCCGTTCGAGATCGTCCTCGAGGAGGGCGGTACCGTACTGAGCGCCTCGGCCTCGAACGGCAAGTGGTTGCTCAGCGTCCGCGTCGTCGACCGGGACAGCGTGAGCTCGCTGTACGACCGCCTCGACGACAACGACGCCACGCCGACGATCGTCCGGCTGTTCGATCTGGCAGAGGAGACCCACTCCCAGTGTGGCCTCACGACGCGCCAGTACGAGACGCTGGTCGCGGCGATCGATCACGGCTACTTCGAGATTCCCCGCGAGGTCTCGATGCAGGAACTGTCCGAGGAGCTCGGCATCTCTCATCAGGCCCTCTCCGAGCGACTGCGCCGGGCCTACCGCGCGCTCGTCACGTCCGAACTCAACGTGACGGAAGAGGAGACCGCTGCCCCACAGATTCCGTCGAACTGA
- a CDS encoding ABC transporter permease, protein MERNSSGEPSDTNRGASRFDASLEWLPSGLVVPALLGSVLLAYFVVPFAVFLSRTREVDVLAELADPTVQDAIGTSLVTAPISTAIATVFGVPLAYVLSRASFRGKRLVEALVLLPLVVPPIVGGVMLLTVVGRYTPIGAAAAALGMPLTGSRAGVVLAQTFVAAPFLVVTARAGFDGVDPRLEEAARTLGYGRLRTVRSVSLPLARNAIAAGIVLTFVRAIGEFGATMMVAYAPRTMPTQIRVSFIASGIDAIVPIALALLAIAVTVVLAVQLLIGTPRRH, encoded by the coding sequence ATCGAGCGGAACTCGAGCGGCGAGCCATCGGATACGAACCGGGGCGCGTCCAGGTTCGATGCGAGCCTCGAGTGGCTCCCGAGCGGGCTCGTCGTCCCAGCGCTGCTCGGGTCGGTGTTGCTCGCGTACTTCGTCGTCCCGTTCGCGGTCTTTCTGTCCCGAACCCGGGAGGTCGACGTCCTCGCAGAACTCGCGGATCCGACTGTTCAAGACGCGATCGGGACGTCGCTGGTGACGGCACCGATCTCGACGGCGATCGCGACCGTCTTCGGCGTCCCGCTCGCGTACGTCCTCTCCCGGGCCTCGTTTCGCGGCAAGCGGCTAGTCGAGGCCCTCGTCTTGCTCCCGCTGGTCGTCCCGCCGATCGTGGGCGGGGTCATGCTGTTGACCGTCGTCGGTCGATACACGCCGATCGGCGCGGCCGCCGCCGCGCTCGGGATGCCACTGACGGGAAGCCGTGCCGGCGTCGTTCTCGCACAGACGTTCGTCGCCGCGCCGTTTCTCGTCGTCACCGCTCGCGCGGGCTTCGACGGCGTCGATCCGCGCCTCGAGGAGGCGGCCAGAACGTTGGGCTACGGACGACTCCGGACCGTGCGATCGGTTTCGCTACCGCTCGCACGCAACGCCATCGCCGCCGGCATCGTGCTCACGTTCGTGCGGGCGATCGGCGAGTTCGGCGCGACGATGATGGTCGCGTACGCGCCGCGAACCATGCCGACCCAGATACGCGTCTCGTTTATCGCAAGCGGTATCGATGCGATCGTCCCGATCGCACTCGCTCTGCTCGCGATCGCAGTGACCGTCGTCCTCGCCGTGCAATTACTGATCGGAACGCCTCGCCGACACTGA
- a CDS encoding extracellular solute-binding protein, with product MHSRDGCAGSTSKSRRSVLAAAGALSAGLVGTAGCLGSTDSVRVLAAGSLAVALENGVGPAFEADSGLGYQGEYYGTNAALRLVEDGTKYPDVVIGADVDLLRERLYPDHADWDVEFAANEVVIGYAPETEPGRRLAEGEPWYEVFADADEDAIAIGDPDLDPLGYRALLLFELAEREHGLEGFRDAMADKVAHVPDEPQLLAGVESGNRACAVAYANMAAERDVAVRELDDAYNFGDPGSADRYAQASYTTESGHTVEGSPVVYTATVRRGADDPDAGRTLVDYLLENDELLVEHGLRVDNSLPRFHGDPPEAIEA from the coding sequence ATGCACAGTCGCGACGGCTGCGCTGGGTCTACCTCGAAGAGCCGTCGGAGCGTCCTCGCCGCGGCGGGCGCGCTCTCGGCGGGGCTGGTCGGGACCGCGGGTTGTCTCGGTAGTACGGACAGCGTTCGCGTGCTCGCCGCGGGTAGCCTGGCCGTCGCCCTCGAGAACGGCGTCGGTCCGGCCTTCGAGGCCGACTCCGGGCTGGGATACCAGGGCGAGTACTACGGAACCAACGCTGCGTTGCGGCTGGTCGAGGACGGAACGAAGTATCCGGACGTCGTGATCGGTGCCGACGTCGACCTCCTGCGAGAGCGACTCTATCCCGACCACGCCGACTGGGACGTCGAGTTCGCAGCCAACGAGGTCGTGATCGGTTACGCGCCGGAGACCGAACCGGGACGACGACTCGCGGAGGGCGAGCCGTGGTACGAGGTGTTCGCCGACGCCGACGAGGACGCGATCGCGATCGGCGATCCCGACCTCGATCCGCTGGGGTATCGCGCCCTTCTCCTCTTCGAACTCGCCGAGCGCGAGCACGGACTCGAGGGATTCCGCGACGCGATGGCCGACAAGGTCGCCCACGTTCCCGACGAACCACAGTTGCTCGCCGGCGTCGAAAGCGGAAACCGAGCCTGTGCGGTCGCCTACGCCAACATGGCTGCCGAGCGCGACGTCGCCGTCCGCGAGCTCGACGACGCCTACAACTTCGGTGATCCCGGGTCCGCAGACCGGTATGCGCAGGCGAGCTACACCACCGAGAGCGGTCACACGGTCGAGGGATCGCCGGTCGTCTACACCGCCACGGTTCGACGCGGCGCGGACGATCCGGACGCGGGACGGACGCTCGTCGACTACCTCCTCGAAAACGATGAACTGCTGGTCGAACACGGCCTGCGAGTCGATAACTCTCTCCCCCGATTCCACGGCGACCCGCCGGAGGCGATCGAAGCGTGA
- the mobB gene encoding molybdopterin-guanine dinucleotide biosynthesis protein B: protein MRQDSTLRAVCLAGPSDSGKTSLVEELVSRLGAEGRVATVKSIHHDVEIDTPGSDTYRHRTAGAETVIGITPELTFDIATRGKRDPPDPDGDALLESDDPEIRALSRGLERLARRGYDTVLVEGFAQAPLPTILFGERDPSAVCGPVVGRGDDSIDDLVGAIRSLKGLEFSHAGGPSDETDC, encoded by the coding sequence ATGCGTCAAGATTCGACTCTCCGTGCCGTCTGTCTGGCGGGACCGAGCGATTCCGGCAAGACGTCGCTCGTCGAGGAACTCGTGTCCCGACTGGGCGCGGAGGGCCGCGTCGCGACCGTCAAGTCGATCCATCACGACGTCGAGATCGATACCCCGGGCAGCGACACGTACCGCCACCGGACCGCGGGTGCCGAAACCGTCATCGGGATAACGCCCGAACTGACCTTCGACATCGCGACGCGAGGGAAACGGGATCCGCCCGATCCCGACGGTGACGCCCTTCTGGAGTCGGATGACCCCGAAATTCGGGCGCTCTCGAGGGGCCTCGAGCGACTCGCCCGTCGGGGGTACGACACCGTGCTCGTCGAAGGCTTCGCACAGGCACCCCTTCCGACGATCCTCTTCGGGGAGAGAGATCCGTCCGCCGTCTGCGGCCCCGTGGTCGGACGCGGCGACGATTCTATCGACGACCTCGTCGGGGCGATCCGTTCGCTCAAGGGGCTCGAGTTCTCTCACGCTGGCGGACCGAGCGACGAAACGGACTGTTGA
- a CDS encoding P-loop NTPase produces the protein MAKHDIVPDDVPTDDLADRVRNGLRDVEDPDLGGDVLESGLVTDVSADEGTVRIAADLAGFDEPTAEDVTEAIRRRALATPGVERATVEGDAPDAATDDEIDGPAGVDTVIAVASAKGGVGKTTVSTQLARALAADSDRDVGIFDADLYGPNVPELLDLEGPVSANAEGNAEPIDAGDLTAMSVGLIANDEPLAWRGAMAHEAVSELFEDTAWGDLDTLVVDLPPGTGDIVLTALQSLPIDGAVLVSTPHPTSVDDTSRSATLFEENGVPLLGTVVNMRGFTCECGREHDLFPDTDVERELDQPVLCELPFDERVRDFGDDVPAETIDLADAVRERLEDVGDLSVPDHALDLRGLPKPIRHEQATEEFRATEPGETFYLINDHDPSPLAAELVAAVGRDGSPGDAFEEYEVRRRGPDEWVMAVSR, from the coding sequence ATGGCGAAACACGATATCGTTCCCGACGACGTCCCGACCGACGACCTCGCCGACCGCGTCCGGAACGGCCTGCGAGACGTCGAAGACCCGGATCTGGGCGGCGACGTGCTCGAGTCCGGGCTAGTCACTGACGTCTCGGCCGACGAGGGGACCGTTCGGATCGCCGCGGACCTCGCCGGATTCGACGAACCGACCGCAGAAGACGTCACCGAGGCGATCCGCCGACGGGCCCTGGCAACGCCCGGCGTCGAGCGTGCGACGGTCGAAGGCGACGCGCCCGATGCGGCCACGGACGACGAGATCGACGGTCCCGCGGGCGTCGACACCGTGATCGCCGTCGCGAGCGCCAAGGGCGGCGTCGGTAAGACGACCGTCTCGACGCAGCTCGCCAGGGCGCTGGCGGCCGATTCCGATCGGGACGTCGGCATCTTCGACGCCGACCTCTACGGGCCGAACGTGCCGGAACTACTGGACCTCGAGGGCCCGGTCTCCGCCAACGCGGAAGGGAACGCCGAACCGATCGACGCTGGCGACCTCACCGCGATGAGCGTCGGCCTCATCGCGAACGACGAACCGTTGGCCTGGCGCGGTGCGATGGCTCACGAGGCCGTCAGCGAGCTGTTCGAGGACACCGCGTGGGGCGATCTCGATACCCTCGTCGTCGACCTGCCGCCGGGGACCGGCGACATCGTCCTGACAGCGCTGCAGTCGCTGCCGATCGACGGCGCGGTGTTGGTCAGCACGCCCCACCCGACCAGCGTGGACGACACGTCGCGCAGCGCCACGCTGTTCGAGGAAAACGGCGTCCCGCTGCTGGGAACCGTCGTCAACATGCGCGGGTTCACCTGCGAGTGCGGCCGCGAGCACGACCTCTTCCCGGACACGGACGTCGAGCGGGAACTCGACCAGCCGGTACTGTGCGAACTGCCCTTCGACGAGCGCGTTCGGGACTTCGGCGACGACGTGCCAGCCGAGACGATCGATCTCGCCGACGCCGTCCGCGAGCGACTCGAGGACGTCGGCGATCTCTCGGTGCCCGATCACGCGCTCGATCTGCGCGGGCTGCCGAAGCCGATCCGCCACGAGCAGGCCACCGAGGAGTTCCGGGCGACCGAGCCCGGCGAGACGTTCTACCTGATCAACGACCACGATCCGTCGCCGCTCGCGGCGGAGCTCGTCGCAGCGGTCGGTCGAGACGGATCGCCCGGTGACGCCTTCGAAGAGTACGAGGTCCGCCGGCGAGGGCCGGACGAGTGGGTGATGGCCGTCTCGCGATAG
- a CDS encoding HEAT repeat domain-containing protein, with amino-acid sequence MTDYANRSARGRAPDDDEATLRTRLEADRERDRRRAALGLIDLADDGGLTPATIGGLTELVLADDSPDVRQFAVEALGLAAGADGGDAAGDAIRAALNDDHEWVRAEAVVAQSRAEPGNDGRLREALEDDSGWVRRNAVIALSKTGAASQELLIEQLKHDPHSGVREYAADYLREYADDVSETVRILAAVLARDPEAFVRAKAATSLGDLGTDRAEEVLERHGLNDRSDDVRRSAKRALATARGVDPEQIDAGLDDDAAPGGGPGSRREQERQGPGPGQGPAGSIDGLTQGQRDRR; translated from the coding sequence ATGACCGACTACGCGAACCGAAGTGCCCGCGGTCGGGCACCCGACGACGACGAGGCAACGCTCCGCACGCGGCTCGAGGCCGATCGCGAACGCGATCGGCGCCGCGCCGCGCTCGGATTGATCGATCTGGCGGACGACGGCGGATTGACACCGGCGACGATCGGAGGGCTCACCGAGCTGGTGCTCGCGGACGACTCCCCGGACGTGCGGCAGTTCGCGGTCGAGGCGCTCGGCCTCGCCGCGGGTGCTGACGGCGGAGACGCAGCCGGCGACGCGATTCGGGCGGCGCTGAACGACGACCACGAGTGGGTCCGCGCCGAGGCGGTCGTCGCCCAGTCGCGGGCCGAGCCCGGAAACGACGGGCGGCTGCGCGAGGCGCTCGAAGACGACAGCGGCTGGGTGCGGCGCAACGCCGTCATCGCGCTGTCGAAGACGGGTGCAGCGTCCCAGGAGCTGCTGATCGAGCAACTCAAACACGATCCCCACTCCGGCGTGCGGGAGTACGCCGCCGACTACCTGCGGGAGTACGCCGATGACGTGAGCGAAACCGTCCGGATCCTCGCGGCGGTGCTGGCTCGGGATCCGGAGGCGTTCGTCCGGGCGAAGGCCGCGACCAGTCTCGGCGACCTCGGGACGGACCGCGCCGAGGAGGTCCTCGAGCGCCACGGCCTGAACGATCGAAGCGACGACGTACGACGGTCGGCGAAGCGAGCGCTCGCGACGGCACGCGGCGTCGACCCGGAGCAGATCGACGCCGGACTGGACGACGATGCCGCACCCGGCGGCGGGCCGGGATCGCGGCGGGAACAGGAACGACAGGGCCCGGGCCCGGGACAGGGGCCGGCCGGCTCGATCGACGGGCTAACGCAGGGACAGCGTGATCGACGATGA
- a CDS encoding ethylbenzene dehydrogenase-related protein codes for MSSDPVEIGPLSIDRTAARHATKLAAIVLCLVMIVQVLAVAVLTGGPLPLLSVNEVPAEPDAEAWEDAPTETVSLQNQQMIPPYGGGSVDNVTVQSVTNDTHVAFRMEWEDPTMDTEINEPNAYSDAAAIMLRSGEEPPITMGANGNPVNIWYWRSSWQFSESDPGGDMYTYPHPDNRTKPGQAAGNPLSQSSYNRYGQNYYAMGYGSLTHAETQPVAANGERTDDGWAVVFQREHDASGEYDASFEDGERMYLSYAVWNGSADEANGQKSLSYEFLTLNTEDGTLTTADSGGNGDGSEAESADGGAGASATESASWLVGAATNWPAAIVLATVAAWLVSYWRKLE; via the coding sequence GTGAGTTCTGACCCCGTCGAGATCGGCCCGCTCTCGATCGACCGCACCGCCGCGCGCCACGCGACGAAGCTGGCCGCAATCGTATTGTGTCTGGTAATGATCGTGCAGGTGCTGGCGGTCGCCGTCCTCACGGGCGGTCCGCTGCCGCTCCTGTCGGTCAACGAGGTGCCGGCGGAGCCGGACGCCGAGGCGTGGGAAGACGCGCCGACCGAGACCGTCTCGCTCCAGAACCAGCAGATGATTCCACCCTACGGCGGCGGGAGCGTCGACAACGTGACGGTTCAGTCCGTGACGAACGACACGCACGTCGCCTTCCGCATGGAGTGGGAGGACCCGACGATGGACACGGAGATCAACGAGCCGAACGCCTACAGCGACGCCGCAGCGATTATGCTCCGGAGCGGGGAGGAGCCGCCGATCACCATGGGTGCGAACGGGAATCCGGTTAACATCTGGTACTGGCGCTCGAGCTGGCAGTTCTCGGAGTCCGACCCCGGCGGCGACATGTACACCTATCCGCATCCGGACAACCGGACGAAACCGGGACAGGCTGCCGGCAACCCGCTCTCGCAGTCCTCGTATAACCGCTACGGCCAGAACTACTACGCGATGGGCTACGGCTCGCTGACTCACGCGGAGACCCAGCCCGTCGCGGCGAACGGCGAGCGGACCGACGACGGCTGGGCCGTCGTGTTCCAGCGCGAACACGACGCGAGCGGCGAATACGATGCGTCGTTCGAGGACGGCGAGCGGATGTACCTCTCGTACGCCGTCTGGAACGGGAGCGCCGACGAGGCGAACGGACAGAAGTCGCTGTCCTACGAGTTCCTCACGCTCAATACGGAGGACGGAACGCTCACCACGGCCGACTCCGGTGGGAACGGCGACGGCAGCGAGGCCGAAAGCGCCGACGGCGGTGCCGGGGCCAGCGCGACCGAATCCGCGAGCTGGCTCGTCGGTGCCGCGACGAACTGGCCCGCCGCGATCGTCCTCGCGACGGTCGCCGCGTGGCTCGTCAGCTACTGGAGGAAACTCGAATGA